From a single Ignavibacteria bacterium genomic region:
- the thrA gene encoding bifunctional aspartate kinase/homoserine dehydrogenase I, protein MKVLKFGGSSVSSPERIKNVIDIVSKDHGNGSDTVVIFSAFQGITDTLVEAGLRAASGDASYQLLFDKIQARHLEAVKELVTEERLPIAVETVSKLISDLKQVLYGICLVREISSRSMDYIMSFGERFSAYIISEAFLSRGIRAGFLDSREVIKTDKTFGNAIVDFVATGELIRSCFEDKDCLQIVTGFIGSTPDNETTTLGRGGSDYSASIFGSILNADEIEIWTDVDGVMTADPRKVKKAFSIETMSYDEAMEMSHFGAKVIHPPTMRPAMMKNIPIRIKNTFNPSFPGTLITLNGNGKKNLITGITSIGNVALIRVQGSGMVGVAGVARRIFGAMADGAINIILISQASSEHSICFAILPKFAQKAKELIEKELRYEISEGFVNQVVVESNLAIVAAVGGNIRGTSGISGKVLQALGRNGINIAAIAQGSSKLNISMVIPKHDESKALNAIHDAFFLSDLKSINLFVVGTGLIGRTLFQQIKNQLEFLYSHLKIEIKIIAVANTRKMLFDYEGIDVEKWEERLFGEGEESNPDLFVERMIKSNLPNSVFVDCTSSEVIMLKYLEILSSSISIVTPNKKANSSNYEYYLQLQKAAQKHSVNFLYETNVGAGLPVISTLHDLVFSGDKVHKIEGVLSGTLSYIFNVFNGKSSFSSIVLDARKKGYTEPDPREDLNGLDVARKLLILVRESGYKLELEDIKVENLIPEDLRGDISLDEFLEKLSCYDYYYEEKRSKAAKEGKLLRYIASYKDGKAEIKLTAVDSHHPFYSLTSNDNIIAFTTVYYNERPVVIQGPGAGAVVTSGGVFADIVRIANYLFNR, encoded by the coding sequence ATGAAAGTTCTAAAATTTGGCGGTTCTTCGGTGAGTTCACCCGAAAGAATTAAAAATGTTATCGATATAGTATCCAAGGATCACGGCAATGGAAGTGACACGGTTGTCATTTTCTCGGCCTTCCAGGGAATAACCGACACACTTGTTGAAGCAGGGCTCAGAGCAGCCTCAGGCGACGCCTCATACCAGCTGCTCTTTGACAAGATCCAGGCGCGGCATCTTGAAGCCGTTAAAGAGCTCGTCACGGAAGAGCGGCTCCCAATTGCGGTTGAAACCGTCTCTAAACTCATAAGCGACCTTAAGCAGGTGCTCTACGGCATCTGCCTGGTAAGGGAAATATCTTCCAGGAGCATGGATTACATTATGAGCTTCGGTGAAAGATTTTCAGCCTATATTATCTCTGAGGCTTTCCTTTCGCGCGGTATCCGTGCGGGATTCTTAGACAGCCGAGAGGTAATTAAAACCGATAAGACTTTCGGAAATGCTATAGTGGACTTTGTGGCAACAGGGGAACTCATAAGAAGCTGCTTTGAAGATAAGGACTGCCTGCAGATTGTAACGGGCTTTATCGGAAGCACACCGGATAACGAGACAACCACTTTGGGGCGCGGAGGTTCGGATTATTCAGCCTCCATATTCGGCTCTATACTTAACGCCGATGAAATTGAGATCTGGACGGACGTAGACGGCGTAATGACGGCAGACCCGCGGAAGGTAAAAAAGGCATTTTCAATTGAAACCATGAGCTATGACGAGGCCATGGAAATGTCTCACTTCGGTGCCAAGGTAATCCATCCGCCAACAATGCGCCCGGCAATGATGAAGAATATTCCGATAAGGATTAAAAATACTTTTAACCCTTCTTTTCCGGGTACTTTAATAACCCTTAACGGCAACGGGAAGAAGAACCTTATTACCGGAATAACTTCAATCGGCAACGTCGCCTTAATAAGGGTACAGGGCAGCGGTATGGTAGGTGTAGCCGGCGTTGCACGCAGAATATTCGGCGCAATGGCCGACGGCGCAATAAATATTATCCTTATTTCACAGGCTTCATCGGAACATTCAATATGTTTTGCAATTCTGCCCAAGTTTGCACAAAAGGCAAAAGAGCTGATTGAAAAGGAACTCAGATATGAAATATCCGAGGGATTCGTTAACCAGGTTGTGGTTGAAAGCAACCTTGCCATTGTTGCCGCCGTGGGTGGAAATATACGCGGCACTTCGGGCATTTCAGGCAAGGTGCTGCAGGCACTGGGGCGTAACGGTATCAATATCGCAGCCATCGCGCAGGGTTCCTCGAAACTAAATATATCAATGGTAATTCCGAAGCACGATGAGTCCAAGGCGCTTAACGCCATACACGACGCCTTCTTCCTGTCGGACTTAAAATCGATCAACCTATTTGTAGTGGGAACGGGACTCATCGGACGGACGCTCTTCCAGCAGATTAAAAACCAGCTGGAGTTTTTATACAGCCATCTTAAAATTGAAATTAAAATAATTGCTGTAGCCAATACCCGCAAAATGCTCTTTGACTATGAAGGTATTGACGTCGAAAAGTGGGAGGAAAGGCTTTTTGGCGAGGGGGAAGAATCTAACCCGGATCTGTTTGTTGAAAGGATGATTAAGAGCAACCTGCCGAACAGCGTTTTTGTGGACTGTACTTCAAGTGAAGTAATAATGCTGAAGTATCTTGAGATCCTTTCTTCTTCAATTTCAATTGTTACTCCGAATAAGAAAGCAAATTCAAGCAATTATGAGTACTACCTGCAGCTCCAGAAGGCAGCCCAGAAGCACAGCGTAAACTTCCTCTATGAGACAAACGTGGGTGCGGGGCTCCCGGTAATAAGCACACTGCACGACCTGGTCTTCTCGGGCGACAAGGTACATAAGATTGAAGGCGTCTTAAGCGGTACTTTAAGCTACATATTTAACGTATTTAATGGCAAGAGCTCATTCTCCTCAATTGTGCTCGACGCCAGGAAAAAGGGCTACACGGAGCCTGACCCGAGGGAAGACTTAAACGGACTTGACGTGGCGCGCAAGCTTCTGATACTCGTGCGCGAATCGGGCTACAAACTTGAGCTTGAAGATATAAAGGTTGAAAACCTTATACCTGAAGATCTGCGCGGGGATATAAGCCTGGATGAATTCCTGGAAAAGCTCAGCTGCTACGACTATTACTACGAAGAGAAAAGAAGCAAGGCGGCAAAGGAAGGAAAACTCCTGCGCTATATAGCCTCATATAAGGATGGCAAGGCTGAGATTAAACTGACTGCCGTAGACAGCCATCATCCATTTTATTCACTGACCTCGAACGACAATATTATTGCATTTACCACGGTGTACTACAATGAGCGCCCGGTTGTTATTCAGGGCCCGGGAGCCGGTGCTGTTGTTACTTCGGGAGGCGTTTTTGCCGATATTGTCAGAATTGCAAATTATCTCTTTAACCGCTAG
- a CDS encoding homoserine kinase, with the protein MKKEVRVFAPASVSNVACGFDVMGFAIDYPGDEVVLRLTDKPGVRITKITGDGGKLPLNPEENTAGAPVIAIRSYAGFNGGIEIEIHKKMPLGSGLGSSAASAVAAAFAADKLLELNLSKDKLLEFAIMGERIASGAVHADNVAPGLYGGFILIRGYNPPDIVEIPVPENLFCTVLHPDIEINTKESRRLLPKQVSLEDAKVQWGNAAGLIAGLMKSDYGLISRSLQDVIIEPARKSTIPCYENIKGAALDAGALGCNISGSGPSIFALSDSLETAQMAGMKMRLAMDENIEGEIYVSRINRQGPVVIESK; encoded by the coding sequence ATGAAAAAAGAGGTCAGGGTTTTTGCTCCCGCTTCAGTCTCAAATGTAGCCTGCGGCTTTGACGTGATGGGTTTTGCCATTGACTATCCGGGCGATGAGGTGGTCTTAAGGCTTACGGACAAGCCCGGAGTGAGAATTACTAAAATTACGGGTGACGGAGGGAAGCTTCCTTTGAACCCAGAGGAGAATACTGCCGGGGCACCTGTCATTGCAATAAGGAGCTATGCGGGTTTTAACGGGGGAATTGAAATTGAAATTCATAAGAAAATGCCCCTTGGAAGCGGGCTGGGCTCAAGCGCCGCAAGTGCGGTTGCGGCGGCATTTGCTGCCGATAAGCTCCTGGAGTTGAACCTCTCAAAAGATAAGCTCCTGGAGTTTGCAATTATGGGAGAAAGAATAGCAAGCGGGGCCGTTCATGCAGATAACGTGGCTCCAGGCCTTTACGGGGGTTTTATTCTTATAAGAGGCTATAACCCGCCGGACATAGTTGAAATTCCCGTGCCGGAAAATCTCTTCTGCACAGTGCTTCACCCCGATATTGAGATCAATACAAAAGAGTCGCGCAGGCTGCTTCCAAAACAGGTATCTCTTGAAGACGCAAAGGTGCAGTGGGGCAACGCCGCGGGTCTTATTGCAGGACTGATGAAAAGTGACTACGGGCTTATTTCGCGCTCGCTTCAGGATGTAATAATTGAACCAGCAAGAAAGTCCACTATACCCTGCTATGAAAATATCAAGGGAGCCGCTTTGGATGCCGGTGCACTTGGGTGCAATATTTCAGGAAGCGGGCCTTCCATATTTGCACTTTCAGATTCACTTGAAACTGCACAAATGGCGGGAATGAAAATGCGCCTGGCAATGGATGAAAATATAGAAGGCGAAATTTATGTCTCACGCATCAACAGGCAGGGGCCAGTTGTAATTGAATCGAAATAA